Proteins from one Desulfonema limicola genomic window:
- a CDS encoding ABC transporter ATP-binding protein, producing MIQVINIQKGFGRTRALSEISLEAGQKEILALVGPSGCGKTTLLRIIAGFERPDKGKVLINSREVSKPDYIMEPYKRKISMIFQDLALWPHMSAQAHIMFALENDGMSKKERLLKSREILKSVNLNGHEKRRPHQLSGGEKQRLAIARAIASSSEYLLMDEPFSNLDIFIKDELQKLIVGIKNLLHTGIIYVTHNIDEAFAVADRIAVMNNGHIEQLDKSEQIQKYPKNDFVRKMLRLNNA from the coding sequence ATGATACAAGTTATTAATATACAAAAAGGATTTGGACGTACCCGTGCCTTATCCGAAATTTCACTTGAAGCAGGTCAAAAAGAAATACTGGCGCTTGTCGGCCCTTCAGGATGCGGCAAAACAACACTGCTGAGAATCATTGCCGGATTTGAAAGGCCGGACAAAGGGAAAGTTTTGATTAACAGCAGGGAAGTCAGTAAGCCGGATTATATCATGGAACCATATAAAAGAAAAATTTCAATGATATTTCAGGATCTGGCGCTCTGGCCGCATATGAGTGCGCAGGCTCATATAATGTTTGCCCTTGAAAATGACGGCATGTCGAAAAAAGAGCGCCTGCTGAAATCCAGGGAAATTTTAAAAAGCGTGAATCTGAACGGACATGAAAAACGCCGCCCCCATCAGCTTTCAGGCGGGGAAAAACAGCGGCTTGCCATTGCCAGAGCCATTGCTTCAAGTTCAGAATATCTGCTAATGGATGAACCTTTCAGTAATCTTGATATTTTTATCAAAGATGAGCTTCAGAAACTTATTGTTGGAATTAAAAACCTTTTGCATACAGGCATTATATATGTTACTCACAACATTGATGAAGCTTTTGCCGTTGCAGATAGAATAGCTGTTATGAACAATGGACATATTGAGCAGCTTGATAAATCAGAACAAATACAAAAATATCCGAAAAATGATTTTGTCCGAAAAATGTTACGCTTAAACAATGCCTGA
- a CDS encoding ABC transporter permease: MNPPRIFSSSVFSVFVLTVLLPVLYIFFVPIWEGQLSNVFDSRHISLAVNSIRLAAGTTFASLIIGLSVSMLLAKTDIRGSKVLLPLFILPILIPPHIHAIVWNQVSSSVNKIIPFDIHNLGGAVFVLTLAYYPFIVLLTISGLNSIDKSTEESSLLIHGKWKTLYRITSPLVFPHIFSGAVFVFIFSIIDFGVPDILRVNVWPIEIFIQFSAFYNEKAAIILSLPMAAITGMLVILQKFCMKNRTYIQVSGGIAKNIRYPLGKWHIPLFLFCVILILFSSIIPIFILGINAGHPSNYFRALSSSASQIGFTFLISIISSFFIVLTGFSISYIIERSKGILAHVMESGTFILLAVPAITMGISLIKIWNRPTADIIYSSFLIIILGHTARFLPFAVLPLCSSIKQLNPGMEEAASIAGSRWLKIMYRIVLPLSAPALLVSFFVVFILSFGEMGATLLLIPPGMETISIKIYNLMHYGAHELVNALSLILIALIFGLFGLFLYIFNKIDKSDDTSY, from the coding sequence ATGAATCCCCCGCGCATTTTTTCCTCTTCAGTTTTTTCTGTATTCGTACTTACAGTCCTGCTGCCGGTATTATATATTTTTTTCGTTCCAATATGGGAAGGACAGCTATCAAATGTATTTGATTCCCGTCACATATCGCTTGCCGTAAACAGCATAAGGCTTGCAGCAGGAACCACCTTTGCATCGCTTATAATTGGATTAAGCGTATCTATGCTGTTAGCCAAGACAGATATACGGGGAAGCAAAGTATTACTGCCCCTTTTTATTCTCCCGATTCTTATTCCGCCCCATATACATGCCATTGTATGGAATCAGGTCAGTTCCAGTGTAAATAAGATTATCCCTTTTGATATTCACAATCTTGGAGGGGCTGTATTTGTTCTGACCCTTGCCTATTACCCATTTATAGTATTACTTACAATAAGCGGATTGAACAGTATTGATAAAAGTACTGAGGAATCTTCCCTGCTCATTCACGGAAAATGGAAAACTCTTTACAGGATAACATCACCCTTGGTTTTTCCTCACATTTTTTCAGGTGCGGTCTTTGTATTCATATTTTCCATCATTGATTTCGGAGTTCCCGATATCCTCAGGGTAAACGTCTGGCCCATAGAGATATTCATTCAATTCAGCGCATTTTATAATGAAAAAGCCGCAATTATTCTTTCACTGCCCATGGCCGCAATTACTGGAATGCTGGTTATTCTTCAAAAATTCTGCATGAAAAACCGTACATATATTCAGGTCTCAGGGGGTATTGCAAAAAATATCCGATATCCGCTTGGAAAATGGCATATCCCGTTATTTCTTTTCTGTGTGATCCTGATTTTATTTTCATCCATAATTCCGATTTTTATTTTAGGCATAAATGCGGGACATCCATCAAATTATTTTAGAGCCTTAAGCAGTTCCGCCAGTCAGATAGGTTTCACCTTCCTTATTTCGATTATATCTTCTTTTTTTATTGTCTTAACAGGATTTTCAATCTCTTATATAATAGAACGCTCAAAAGGAATCCTGGCGCATGTGATGGAATCTGGAACATTTATACTGCTGGCTGTTCCTGCAATTACAATGGGAATAAGTCTGATAAAAATATGGAACCGGCCGACAGCGGATATCATATATTCAAGCTTCTTAATTATTATATTGGGTCATACTGCAAGATTTCTGCCCTTTGCAGTGCTTCCCCTTTGTTCCAGCATAAAACAACTGAATCCAGGAATGGAGGAAGCTGCATCTATTGCAGGGAGCCGATGGTTAAAAATCATGTACAGAATTGTTCTTCCATTATCCGCTCCAGCTTTACTGGTCTCATTCTTTGTAGTATTTATCCTTTCTTTTGGAGAAATGGGAGCAACCCTTCTGCTGATTCCCCCAGGCATGGAAACCATAAGCATTAAAATATACAATCTGATGCACTACGGCGCACACGAACTTGTAAATGCCCTGAGTCTTATCCTGATTGCCTTGATATTCGGACTATTTGGATTATTTCTTTATATATTTAATAAGATAGATAAATCTGATGATACAAGTTATTAA
- a CDS encoding Fic family protein, protein MDNILNNLDKDIRKLLVAQLRNLWTHTSTAIEGNTLTLGETAFVIEEGLTVSGKPLKDHQEVVGHARAIDLIYDLIKKDAVSEKNISDLHKAVQTEAIFDVYKPVGKWKVEPNWTSMIDGDKQVMFEYAAPGDVPILMTEWLNLLNSYIKKELLQEDALDAYARLHISFVRIHPFYDGNGRIARLVSNIPVLKSGFPPIIIPKQRRREYIMALTEYHLSAGPPIPGEPLLPETEKIKNFKIFCAESWKESIELVNTAQRKHAERYGKKHTE, encoded by the coding sequence ATGGACAATATCCTTAATAACCTTGATAAAGACATCCGTAAACTTCTCGTTGCACAGCTTCGCAACCTCTGGACTCATACTTCAACAGCAATAGAAGGCAATACCCTTACTCTGGGGGAGACAGCCTTTGTTATTGAAGAAGGTTTAACTGTTTCAGGTAAGCCTCTTAAAGATCACCAGGAGGTAGTAGGTCATGCCAGAGCAATTGATCTGATATATGATCTGATAAAAAAAGATGCTGTTAGTGAAAAAAATATTTCAGACCTTCATAAAGCAGTTCAGACTGAAGCCATTTTTGATGTTTATAAACCTGTTGGCAAATGGAAAGTTGAACCGAACTGGACATCCATGATAGACGGGGATAAACAAGTAATGTTTGAATATGCTGCTCCTGGAGATGTTCCTATTCTAATGACTGAATGGTTAAATCTTCTGAATTCATATATTAAAAAGGAATTATTGCAGGAGGATGCCCTGGATGCTTATGCCAGGCTTCATATCTCATTTGTACGAATCCATCCTTTTTATGACGGAAACGGCAGAATAGCCCGCCTGGTTTCCAACATACCTGTTCTGAAATCAGGATTTCCGCCTATCATCATTCCCAAACAGAGACGAAGGGAATATATAATGGCTCTGACAGAATATCATTTAAGTGCAGGACCGCCCATACCCGGGGAACCCCTGCTTCCTGAAACTGAAAAAATTAAAAATTTCAAAATTTTTTGTGCTGAATCCTGGAAAGAATCAATAGAACTTGTTAATACAGCGCAAAGAAAACATGCAGAACGATATGGAAAAAAACACACAGAATGA
- a CDS encoding TonB-dependent receptor, with the protein MKKFFGAWILLTVLLSSFCANAEETGEKTLHMEEITVIGEKLVTPTRQTNETVYTGSEITKKGIEAQGTKASVSVYEALNIIPGISVESPDPYGLAAEQKNVRIRGVRGYSSAMTVEGIPNYGGNPMGPREYIYDTENFESIAVYKGTVPADLGTGVGARGGAVELRSRWPEKEYGLDFSQGFGANHYSRTFARIDSGQLPKIKTGLALSYSYTDAEKWKGPGDLGPRHNFGVMLSQPIKDKDEIRIWFNANELEQNLYRPLNFKQVQDLGANYENDYNEQLTGVKEQDIAYYQYNRGDYSNRDMLAVIPFTMSDKFKMTFKPYYSNEDSEILGGSTSQGGIITKRKRDIERFGLVSQFDAGFSWFNAALGYWCESSEMIIRTQNYDPLTFAFKGYGMYMESDDKGIVSSPYLKLSGNTERFNWQAGLKYFWYKDPAGQGYTSPAPSYELIKGDDLFREEKEYDKLLPSLGVSYYLSDNIELYTAYGRNQIRPYAYMPLINLYNQNRAKFQEAGVTLNELFSGYDMEISDNFELGARFRNEWMEIMPAFFYAKHKNLLTTVYDPRVDLSYYQNTGKASGYGMDLECSFYFNKNLTFLLNPAYTILTYDDNLGYQGAVLDTEDKQVADTPEWSVKTGLIFSYKDFELVPMLRYLGKRYGDAENKEEIDDYMAADLKLSYAAKNLSFTKALKVSLEFSNIFDEEYVSVINSMDDTRAGNTSYYVGAPFTAMMTISLEL; encoded by the coding sequence ATGAAAAAATTTTTTGGAGCATGGATTTTATTAACAGTACTGCTGTCATCTTTTTGTGCAAATGCAGAGGAAACAGGGGAAAAAACACTGCACATGGAGGAAATTACCGTAATCGGTGAAAAACTGGTTACACCTACCAGGCAGACTAATGAAACAGTTTACACAGGAAGCGAAATCACAAAAAAAGGAATAGAAGCACAGGGAACAAAGGCTTCTGTCAGTGTTTATGAAGCCTTGAATATAATACCAGGGATCAGTGTGGAAAGCCCTGATCCCTATGGACTGGCAGCAGAGCAGAAAAATGTCAGGATTCGGGGGGTACGGGGATATTCCTCTGCCATGACAGTAGAAGGCATTCCCAATTACGGGGGCAATCCAATGGGCCCCAGGGAATATATTTACGACACGGAAAACTTTGAAAGCATTGCAGTTTACAAAGGCACTGTTCCGGCTGACTTAGGAACCGGCGTAGGCGCACGCGGGGGTGCTGTGGAACTCCGTTCCCGCTGGCCTGAAAAGGAATATGGCCTTGATTTCAGCCAGGGTTTTGGAGCAAACCATTACAGCCGTACCTTTGCAAGAATTGATTCAGGTCAACTGCCCAAAATCAAAACAGGGCTTGCGCTTTCCTATTCATATACAGATGCTGAAAAATGGAAAGGCCCGGGGGATTTGGGTCCCCGCCATAATTTCGGTGTGATGCTCTCTCAGCCAATAAAAGACAAAGATGAAATCCGCATTTGGTTCAATGCCAATGAATTGGAGCAGAATCTTTACAGACCCCTGAATTTTAAACAGGTACAGGATTTGGGCGCAAATTATGAAAATGATTACAATGAACAGCTTACAGGGGTTAAAGAACAGGATATTGCCTATTATCAATATAACAGGGGTGATTATTCCAACCGGGATATGCTTGCGGTTATTCCTTTTACCATGTCTGATAAATTTAAAATGACATTTAAGCCCTATTATTCAAATGAAGACAGTGAGATACTTGGCGGTTCCACTTCCCAGGGAGGCATAATAACCAAAAGAAAACGCGACATTGAACGCTTTGGCCTGGTTTCACAGTTTGATGCAGGATTTTCATGGTTTAATGCAGCCCTGGGCTACTGGTGTGAATCTTCAGAAATGATTATCAGAACCCAGAATTATGACCCTCTTACATTTGCATTCAAGGGATATGGAATGTATATGGAGAGCGATGACAAGGGAATTGTCAGCAGCCCTTATTTAAAATTATCTGGAAATACGGAAAGATTTAACTGGCAGGCAGGACTGAAATATTTCTGGTACAAAGACCCGGCAGGACAGGGCTATACCTCCCCTGCTCCATCATATGAACTAATCAAAGGAGATGATTTATTCCGGGAAGAAAAGGAATACGACAAACTCCTGCCCAGCTTAGGCGTTAGTTATTACCTGTCTGACAATATAGAGCTTTATACTGCTTACGGCCGCAATCAGATACGACCCTATGCCTATATGCCCCTGATTAATCTGTATAATCAAAACAGGGCAAAATTCCAGGAAGCAGGTGTTACGCTGAATGAACTTTTTAGCGGATACGATATGGAGATTTCAGATAATTTTGAACTTGGCGCACGTTTCCGCAATGAGTGGATGGAAATCATGCCTGCATTTTTTTACGCAAAGCATAAAAATCTCCTGACCACTGTATATGACCCCAGAGTTGATCTGAGTTATTATCAGAATACAGGCAAGGCATCAGGATACGGCATGGATTTGGAATGCAGTTTTTATTTTAATAAGAACCTGACATTTTTACTGAATCCGGCATATACCATACTCACTTATGACGATAACCTGGGATATCAGGGCGCTGTCTTGGATACCGAAGACAAGCAGGTTGCTGATACGCCCGAATGGTCTGTTAAAACCGGATTGATCTTCAGCTATAAGGATTTTGAGCTTGTCCCAATGCTCAGGTATCTTGGCAAACGATACGGGGATGCGGAAAATAAGGAAGAGATTGACGATTATATGGCCGCAGATCTGAAACTTTCCTATGCTGCCAAAAATCTTTCTTTTACAAAAGCCCTGAAAGTTTCACTGGAATTTTCCAATATTTTTGATGAGGAGTATGTATCTGTCATAAATTCCATGGATGATACAAGGGCGGGAAACACGAGTTATTATGTGGGAGCGCCTTTTACAGCCATGATGACGATTTCTTTGGAATTATAA
- a CDS encoding chromate resistance protein ChrB domain-containing protein: MRKKLITCTGIFIFIIFFSILSYADNKPEIFSTWEGFEPDKCASIWLIKKFIKQNAEIKFFPKGSIINKGIPFDTPDAQFRRYHNMSTYESLLKHYKIEDPKLIYIGLLIHDVEINTWGRKAYPETEKMKEAVHMIMAQSQDTKIIINKSMDYFDTLYKSIN; the protein is encoded by the coding sequence ATGAGAAAAAAGCTTATCACTTGTACCGGAATTTTTATTTTTATCATCTTCTTCTCAATCCTGTCTTATGCAGATAATAAACCTGAAATATTTTCAACATGGGAGGGATTTGAACCGGATAAATGTGCATCTATCTGGCTTATAAAAAAGTTTATAAAGCAAAATGCCGAAATCAAATTCTTCCCCAAAGGATCAATTATAAATAAGGGCATTCCTTTTGACACGCCAGATGCCCAATTCAGGCGGTATCACAATATGTCTACTTATGAATCTCTTTTAAAACATTATAAAATTGAGGATCCGAAACTGATTTATATCGGACTACTGATACATGATGTTGAGATAAACACATGGGGCAGGAAAGCTTATCCTGAAACAGAAAAAATGAAAGAAGCAGTTCATATGATTATGGCACAATCACAGGATACTAAAATTATAATTAATAAATCTATGGATTATTTTGATACCTTATACAAATCTATCAATTAA